From the Cucumis sativus cultivar 9930 chromosome 5, Cucumber_9930_V3, whole genome shotgun sequence genome, the window GTGTTTGCAACGACATCCGATGAGTTTAACGGAGAGGAAGACATTGACGGTGACGTTCAGTGACTATCATTCGACGTtcgatatttttttatggttgcAGGCAACATGTTTCGAGTTATGGCATCTGACGTTGGCAACGTTTTTTACAGTGTGTTTCGAATGGTAGGCGGTTGATTTAGTCAAGGTCTTGAGATGTCAAAAGTGGATTTTAGCCGTGGCTATGGTCAGAGGAGGCAATTTCCAATGGGTTTTGTGTCTCGATATTAGAGGCAATAGTCGACACGTGGGTCTCTCAATATCTTGGTGTTTGGTTGACGGTAAAATTGTAGATTACATATTACTTTGTTGATAAGTGTAATTTGTACCTAGATATTACTCTTAATAAAATCTCTTCAAGCTAGTTCTCAAAGTGATTGATGGAACAACTATACGTCCATGGTATATAATGGACGGGCAAGATCTCGATTGTTGCAGGTCCGTTTAGGTAAACCCGATATCAAAGCCACCTAGGCTTGTATCTAAAGTGTGTCGAATAATTCCATTTTAGAGAGATATGTCGAGAGTTCATTCTAGTGGCAACTCTCTGTTTAAGCCTTTGGTTTAAACAAGCATTTAGTTGTTctaattaaacatagaaaaagcGAACTGAAACTTTGTTCCCTTTTTTTCCTGCAGGTGGCAATTGAGACGATTTATATTTCAGTTCAAGCTTTAATTTACTGTCTCCTTCTTTATAGCATGATTGGATTTGAGTGGAAGTTGGGAAAGTTTTTGCTGTTCTACTACTTGTTTCTGATGTGCTTCATATACTTCACCTTTTTTGGGATGATGGTTGTAGCGATGACTCCAAATCACCATATTGCATCTGTTTTTGTATTATTCTTCATCAGCCTCTGGAACTTGTTCGCTGGTTTTCTTATTCCTCGACCAGTATGTGACGTATCGAAAGATATTGTTAATTTGGGAGCATTTTAAACTCATAACATAACCTGAaaccaatattttttctttttgcagcTAATTCCTATATGGTGGAGATGGTATTACTGGGCTTCTCATGTGGCTTGGACAATATATGGCCTTGTGGCTTCTCAAGTTGGGGACAAAGATGTTGAAATTGAGATACCTGGGTTTGGAAATGCAGCATTACGGATGGTCCTTAAGCAACGATTTGGGTACAACTACGACTTCATCCCGGCTGTGGTCGCAGCTCATGTCGTTTGGGTGttgatcttcttctttgtttttgcatgtggaatcaaattttttaacttcCAAAGGAGATAAAAGATTGTGTTGTAAGTCATTATAGTAGATGGTTGGGTCATGGATCAATTTACAAATGAGTGAAAGAAAGTGCTAAAAATGAGATTATCGTCTTACGTGCATGATAAATATTTACGCAGAAAGGTGTTTTAACCTTTATATgcataataaatgaaatgtgatcatttatttattttttttttcttgtagaaggtaaaatatgtttctttttttcttttctttcgatgcaaaacaatttattaaatagtttaaatgtGAAATTACCTTAAATATAACCTTttactaaaattgaaattctaacaattaattataatgttaCGTTAgataaatatgttaaaataattttttttattaaaatgttctCTCTTAATATTAATCCATCTTTGTTGGGATTAAAATTACTAGAAACGTCGgaatgataattaaagaaaaattgcatcaaatgacaaaaatatttagagaaaaacaGTTGATGACACTAACATTtagcatattgcaaatatggaAATTTTTTTGATATCATAAGGTAATCTTAggattattacttttaaatttgttgtttttgcaaatttaaaaaatggtgtgacagaaataaatgaaaagaaatataactttttttcttttttacaaatttaaataatgttgatagactctattatcataatttttcttttgctatttttgcaaaatgtCGTAAATGATGAGAGagaaatatagttttttcatGCTAAGTTTAAGGAGATTTTCTATTCAAATATTCTCttggtaaaaaaaaagcaaaatgttTCTAAGGGACACTTAATCCACGCTAAAGCCTTGTAAcgaaacttttaaaatttgaaaatattaattagataataaaaaaaatcaaataatcattCACATAAACCAACCAACCCAAATTCTAACGGACATCCACGCCAAAGCTCGAGTTCAATAAATGGAATTTCGACGAAGAGAAGTCTATGGACGcctttctcctcttctctgTCGCCTAAAATGTCTCCGCTTCGAGATTTTTATCGTATCTGGAAAAGCGAAGAACTGCGACACTACCGatctaagaagaagaagaacccTACAGATGCTTACCGAAAGGAGCTTCGTAAGAAGGAATTGAAACGGGTATTTGTTTGACATTGTGTTCTTTGGTCTAATGCAGGAAATTTACACCAAGTGGTAACATAACTTATGTAAATGCTTGAAGGAGGGAGAGACCACGTTTACCACTTGGGAAAAACACTttagaagattttttttctttctttggtactttgttttgacaaaaaaaaaaactttctatctctctctatttttcttttaatttttaaagaaaaactctcAACTCCTTGTAATCTTCAATGGTGATTTACagcaaaaagaataaaaaattatatgcaGTTACGgatatgaaaaagaagaagaaaataactcGAGGATGAACGTAGTCCGACAAACTATGACCTACGTCTACAAGAACGATGCGTTTCTATTGCTTGAAGTTATACAAGTATAAGtgattctttgtttttcttttaattttttaaaaaaacctcTCATCCTCTTTTAAATCCCTTTTTATGAGAATGTCAATCAAATAGCACATACCAAATACTTATCAGTGGTTGTGACGAATTCTTTATCATATCTCATCTTCCTCAAttcaattagaaaataaatacatcatttttaactaaacacaaaatataagaactatacattttcatcatcttatAAAGCTTATGAATCACATAAGACATCAACACCaaagtttaataattaaactttatctTTTGCACAATGGTAAGTTGtgtaagaaattttaaaaacggaAGTGTTCTATAAAAACAGCACTGCAGAttataaagtatttatattgtatataatatatatgtgcatatataacatatataacgtatataatttatatatttattaaattttcaactttagtGGTTTATTCCTATAATTAATATGTATGAATGGTTCTCTTTATTACTATTACGTTGATAGTGAAAGCTCacgaaaattatttattacgATTAGTTTGGTCGACATAAacatttaaagtaatttagaATCATCAACCTACAATTAAAACTTAactagaaaatttaatttaattaagagtTCTAACATTCGAAGCGAAACATTGAAAGAAAGGTAACTGAGGTATGGCAGTCTTGACATCAGATTTTTGCTTAAGCATGAAGACCCATGTGAAACGAGTAGCATCATCTACTTTAGTAAGAAAATAGGAGTACCCAGGATGCGTTGCAATAGACGTGGGACCCCATATATCAATACGAATAAGATCAAAGGCATTAGAAGACAAGTGATTATTGGAATGGAAAGAAAGTTTTATTTGCTTTGCTAAAGGACATGTAGTACAGTGATGGTAACTAAGAAATTTTAGTTGCATCAAGTCTCGTAAAGACTTTAAAGTGTCAAGAGAAGGGGATCCAAGTCTTTGATGCCATAAGAAACTATTGTCATTAGTAACAATACAAACTGAAGGGTGTACAGTGGAGGAATTATCTAACTTGAACACATAAAGTCCACACAATAGTTCAACACTACCAATCTTCTTCAAAGTGCACTTGTCCTAAATCACACAACAGTTAGTGGAGAAATTAACAGTGGTTGATAGGTCTTTTGTCAGTGCACTCATTGATATGagattgaatgaaaatttaggtACATATAATACATTCTTCAACTCTATGAACTCAGATAATCTGATGCTGCCAGCAGtttttacttcaaatatttgtttattcggCAATCGAATGGTTGTTGAACATGCTTCAAtagatttaaaaacaaatctgCAACAACAAATATGAGTAGATGCTCTAGAGTCGATTATCCATAGAGGAAGAGAGCAAGTAGTACCTGTTATATGTGAGTTGGTTGCTTGAGTAGAAGCATTGATCTGAGCTTGAAGTTAATTAAGGATATTTTGGCACTACATCAAGGCTTCTGTGGTATTAGTTGCATTCACCAACTGATTTGGTTGTGTAATGGTTTGAGTTGTGTTTTCATCATTTGGAGCCACCACCGAATTAGTCACAGCATAAGTTCGttgttatttggttttatATCCAGGAGGATAACCATGAAGTTTGTATTATTTGTCCACTATATGTCCAGGTATGTTATAATGTGTGCACACTCTGTCCTTCCTTTGTTGATTTTAGGTGGATTTGAAGCTATTGCAAAAGCCATTGATGAACTTGCAGAAGAAAAAGATCCAATTGATCCTTGTTCttcttgaagaagaagagagaacaCTCGACTTATTGAAGGAAGGGGCTCCTTGAGAAGGAGTTGTGCTCGGGCTTGAGAAAACTTCTCATTCAATCCCATAAGAAAATCCATAAGGTATTCAATCTGAAAGAATTTCCCCATTTCTTTTACACCATCTCAATTACAAGTTCCACAAGTACAAGCTGGTCTGTAAGTGTTCAGCTCATCAATAAGCGTTTtgaatttagtaaaatatatgCCAATGAAATCTTGATTTTGTGCCAAAGTCGCAAGAGATCGCTTCAACTGGAATATTCTTGGTGCATTTTTCTTCTGAAATCTTTATTTGAGATCAATCCAGATGACTCTTGCTGAATCCGAGAACAAAATGCTTGCCGAGATTGGTTTTGAAACAAAGTTCAGTATCCAAGAAATAACTATATTGTTATTTCTAATCCAAGCCGGAAGAAGATCGCCGGTTGGTCGGGTAATGGTTCCATCGATGAAAGCAATTTTGTTCTTCACTGAAAGACCAATGGTCATTGCTCGGCTCCAAGAAACATAATTATCTTTCATCAACTGTTCTGTGACTAAGACCAGATTTGTGTTGTCGTTGTGATGAAGAAAGTTAGGATAGAAATAACCTTGACTTTGATCTGAAGTGTTCTGAGCAGAGGTATCGATTTGACTGGAACGTGggttttcttgatttttcagCAAGTTGTGTGAGGGACTTACCGTGGGGTTGTCATCATGATAGTGAAATTCAGCGAAAGTGAAGAAGGAATTTTGGGAGGAAAAAAtcttgctctgataccatatcAAACAAGTCTTTTGTATAATACTTTcactcaaattttatttataaaggtGAAACAGTATTTATAGTGATATATACAAGGAAGGCTACTGATAAGAGTGtaacataaaataacataaagtGAAACTAAAAGAAACTAACTGATGCTAACCATTTTAATAGTATTTGTTGTATAACAGTCTAATATACTACTATGTTTTTCCATAAGAGTTTTCAGGAATTCCGCCTCACAAAGAAGTTTTGCTATTAAGCTGGAATCAGGCACTGGTCTCATATCAAGAGCTCCTCACATAATGGCTCCAGTTGAGTTGAAGAAGCTGAAGGTCAACTTGTAGAAATTGTTGGACAAGGACTTTATTCGATCTAGTATGTCACCTTGGAGAGCACCAATAttatttgtgaagaagaaagatgggtTGATGCGTCTTTGCATTAATTCTAGAGAGCTCAATAAGGTGACAGTCAAGAACATATATTTGTTGTCCGATATTGATGACTTGTTTGATCAACTGCAGGGAGTCACTATGTTCTCTAAAATCGATTTATGATCAAGATATCACTAGTTAAAAATTAGAGACAGTGATATTTTCAAGACCACCTTTCGTTCCAAGTATGGACATTACAAGTTTATTGTGATGTCCTTTGGCTTGACAAATGCTCCTGCTGTATTTATCGATTTGATGACAGGGTGTTTGAAGAATTCTTACACTTTTATGatagtttttattgatgacATCTTGGTTTACTATAAGACAGAGGCTGAGCATGAAGCGCATTTGCATTGGATGTTAGAGACTCTTTGAGCTAATAGGCTATATGCCAAGTTTCTAAGTGTGAGTTTTGGCTGAAGCACGTGTCGTTCCTTGGCCATGTAGTATCCAGTGAGGGAGTTTCTGTGGATCCAATCAAAGATCGAAGCTGTTATCAATTAGCCTCGACATTCTAGAGCCAATGACGTTCAAAGTTTTCTGGGGTTAGCAGGTTATTGTAGGAGATTCGTGGAAGGATTCTCTCATTTATCTAGTCCTTTGACTCAGTTGATCAGGAAGGGGACTCCTTTTGTTTGGAGCCCAACATCTGATACTGATTTCTAGGATCTTAAGCAAAAACTTGTTACTGCACCAGTTCCTTCAGTGCCATATGGATCTGGAAGTTATGTGATTTACAATGATGCTTCTAAGAAATGATTGGGTTGTGTATTGAAGCAGCAAGGTAAGGTGGTTGCTTATGCCTCTCGTCAATTGAAGAGTCATGAGCAAAACTATCGTACCCATGATTTAGAGTTGGCAGTAATAGTTTTTGCACTCAAGATCTGGAGCCATTATTTATATGGTGAGAAGATTCAGATCTTCACTGACTATAAGAGTTTGAAATACTTCTTCACTCAGAAGGAGTTAAATATGAGGTAGCGCAGATGGCTGGAGTTAGTAAAGGACTATGACTGTGAGATTTTATACCACCtaagaaaggaaaatgtgGTAGCTGATGCTCTTAGTAGGAAGATATCACATTTTGCAGCACTCATTACCAGTCGGGTTCCTTTCCACAAAAATACTTGAGAGAGTTAGATTGAAGTTTTAGTGGGAGAGGTCACCTCACAATTAGCTCAGTTGTCAGTACAGCCCACTTTGAGGGAGGGAATTATGATTGTTCAGATCACTGATCCTTATTTGGTTGATAAACGCCGCTTAACAGAAGCAGGGCAAGTTGAGGAGTTCTCTATATCCTATGATGATCGACTTATATTTAAAGACGGTTATGTATGCCAGCAGACAATGCAGTTAGGACAGAGTTATTGGCTGAGGCCCATAGTTCTCCATTTTCTATGCATCTAGATAGTACAAGCATGTATACGGATTTGAAGCAAGTATACTGATGGAGAAATATGAAGAGAGAAGTGGCAGACTTTGTCAGTAAGTGTCTGGTGTGTTGGCAAGTGAAGGCATCAAGACAGAAGCCATCAAGTTTCTTTCAACCTTTGAGTGTGTTAGAGTGGAAATGAGAGAATGTGTCTATGGACTTCATTTCAGGACTGCCTAAGACGTGAAGGGTTATACAGTGATTTGGGTTATTGTTGACAGGCTCGGCACATTTCATCCTAGTGAAGTCCACTTATACTGCCAGTAAGTGGACACAATTGTATATGACCAAGATAGTGACACTACATGGAGTGCTCGTGTCGATAATTTCTGATAAAGATGCTCGTTTTACTTTCAAGTTCTCGAAATGACTTCAAGCTACCATGGGCACGAGATTGGACTTCATTACAACTTTTCACTCTCACACTGATTGTCAAACAGAGTGTTTGAACCAAATTTTAGAGGATATGTTGCGAGTTTGTTTGCTAGAGTTTTCAAAGAGTtaaaactcccacttggaTTTGATGGAGTTCGCTTATAATAACAGCTATCAGGCTATTGTTGGTATTGACCGTTTGAAGCTCTGTATGGTAAGTGTTGTAGATCCCCTGTTTGTGGGGTGAGGTTAGTGAACATAGGATGTTAGGTCCCGAGCTAGTTCAGACCATCAATGAGACCCTACATGAGATTAGAGCCTGCATGTTGA encodes:
- the LOC101219637 gene encoding ABC transporter G family member 34 gives rise to the protein MDLRGALRLLYLAIVDKSSREVVEYLASMIDLLRATGNMFRVMASDVGNVFYSVFRMVAIETIYISVQALIYCLLLYSMIGFEWKLGKFLLFYYLFLMCFIYFTFFGMMVVAMTPNHHIASVFVLFFISLWNLFAGFLIPRPLIPIWWRWYYWASHVAWTIYGLVASQVGDKDVEIEIPGFGNAALRMVLKQRFGYNYDFIPAVVAAHVVWVLIFFFVFACGIKFFNFQRR